Part of the Virgibacillus necropolis genome, AACGCAAATATTTTGGAAGCGTGATGCAAGCTGCTTTACCAAGAAATATTGAGCATGGTTCGTATCCTGATACTCATCAACATGAATGTATTGAAATCTTCGTTGATAGCTTTCCAATACCTCTGGAACTCGTTTAAACAAATGGATCGTTTGCATAATTAAGTCATCAAAGTCGAGGGATTGATTTTTCTGTAGTGTTTTTTGATATGCTACGTAAACTTGCGCTATTTGACGATCGTAGAAATTACCTACATTTTTGCTATATTCCTCAGGTGTTATTAACTCATTTTTTGCATTACTAATTGCCCCAAGCATTGCTCTTGGTTCAAACTTTTTCGGATCTATATTGAGGTTCTTTAAAATTTGTTTAATGACTGATAGCTGATCACCACTATCTAAAATAGTGAAATTTCGGTTGTAGCCAATTCGGTCAATATCCCGACGTAATATCCGCACACACATCGAATGAAAGGTGGAAACCCAAATATGTCCACTTTCAGGCCCTACAAGTTTGCTGACACGTGCCCTCATTTCGCGAGCAGCTTTGTTAGTAAAGGTAATAGCCAAAATACTCCTTGGTGATACTTCCTTTTCACTTAGCAAATAGGCGATGCGATGTGTTAAAACGCGCGTCTTGCCACTTCCTGCTCCAGCCATTATTAATAAAGGCCCATCTGTTTGTTTCACTGCTTGTTGTTGTTCAATATTTAATCCGTTTAATAAGTCGTCCATAGTCTGACTCACAACGACACCACCTTAGTTATCTTTTTAAATCAAAAGCATAAGCACCTTGGTCAGCCTCAGATATAGCTTAAGACGAGCCTAATAGTGACGTTTTTGTCACTAAGAGGATTGACTTAAGACCTCAGGCGGGGTAGGTGCTGAAGCTAGACTTTAACCGCTTTAACGGTTTTAAGAGCTTTTTTCAAATCTGTATAAATACTATTTCCAACGATAATAACATCTGCATGTTCTTTCATTTCTGTTGCTTGAAAGTTGTTTTCGATGCCGCCACCATAAAAAAGTAATGTGTTATCAAGCTGTTCTTTAACTTTTTTAACAAGTGCTGGATCGCCATATGTACCACTATACTCCATGTAAAAAATCGGTAAATGGAAAACGTGCTCAGTCATATAAGCGTATGCGGTCACATCTGCATCCTCCGGCAATTGGCTATTCGTATGTGTGAAAGCCTTCGCGTTCTCATTCAAAATACAATAGCCTTCTACAAAAATGTCATCCCAGTCCATGATGTCTTTATATTGTTTGATTGCTTGATGCTGGATATCCATCATCCATTTTTTTTCACGACTATTCATCACCATCGGAATGAAATAATGATCAAATCCCGGTGTGATGGCCTCCAAGTTCGAAATCTCTAGAATACATGGGACGGAATGTCGTCGAATACGTGATAACAAGTCTAACACACCATCAAGCGTCACATCGTCTGTGCCACCGACAATAATTGCGTCGGTTCCGGATTCACAAACTTTATCTAAATCTTCCTCTGATATTTCCTTTGCTGGGTCAAGCTTAAATATATGGTTAAAATCTTTCAATGAATTTTGCAAGGTAATAAATCCTCCATCATTATATTCCTTGTCCTATTATAACAAAAATCCGTACATGAATTTAGGATAAATATAATCTTTTTTATGCTTTAAGAAGTATAAGCCTTTATCGGTTTAAAGTATAAGAAAATCTTGGGGTGGATAGTTGAATGGCGGATATATCAGAGGAATGGCGGTAATATATCTAGATCGGCCGATATACTGTGGAAATGGCGGATATAGTGCATAAAAATGCCACAGCTATATGAACGGCTGTGGCAAAGCATCCTACTCTTCCTTTTCTTCCAATCGATCCAACACCATTTGATAGCCGTCACTACCAAAATTAATGCATCTTCTCACTCTAGAAATGGTTGCAGTTGATGCTTTTGTTTCTTTTTCAATTAAATTATATGTCAAACCTTCTGATAGCATTTTCGCTACCTGTAGTCGCTGTGCTATGGAATGAATTTCACTCATGGTAGCAATGTCATCAAAAAACTGGTAGCATTCTTCCCGATTATTCAATGAAAGAATTCCATCAAATAATTGATCTAGTTGCTTTCCCCGTAATTTATCAATTTGCAAATTGATCCCCTCCGTTTATTTCGAAACATGTATCGGTGTATTTAACGGAACAACATTGATCCATGTTTTCCCTGGAACAAATCCTACTGGTTTCCCGTCCTTAACGGGAATAATTCTACCATTTTGATTTTTCCAATTTAATTTTTGAATTTTTCCTTTTTGAACCAAGTAGCCTTCCCCACCTGAAGTAAGGTCAACTGCTCGTCGGCCAGCATCATCGATTACTTCATGGTCTGTTTTTACAACAAAAATATTATCAACAAGAATAGGTTCATTAGAATTTAATTCTACTGTTTGATCCTGATCACTATACCGTTTGTATTTTCCTAATTCTTCGTCATAATCATATTCCACAATTTCTTCTGGCTGATCCGAATAGACAATTTTGATGTGTGATGCAGAATCACCAGCGATTTCTTTAATTTCATTTTCATTCAAAAATGGCAGGGCTTTATCATTGGCTTTTACTGAATAACCCTTTGATTCTGCTACATCATAAATAGCTCCAACCTGTACATATGAATTATGTGGCGCCTTGCGAAAACTTTCCCTTTCAAATAAATGTCCATCGTTATCATGTAAGGAACCATTCAAATGCTCGATGCCACGCTCTTGTATCATATCGTTCACAAAGTTAGCTGCGCCGTGATATACATATAAAGCGTTATATCCGTTTGCTAATTCAAAATAATATTCACGTGCACTTCGGACAGGACCAACCACATCAGGTAACTCACTTTGAAATAACGCTAAAAACCTCGTGATTGGACCTTCTGCTAGTATCTCAAAAACAATGTCTGCTTTCGATAACCCTGTTTGTGGGCGTGCCTTTGCATGGTTATTCACCATAATTCCAATTGTACGATTTTCTACTTGTTTATCTGCTTCCATTCCTGTTAATGGGTAAACAAACTCAGCTGATTGGTGCGTTTCTGGGGTGTTGGCTTTCTCCTCAACAGCATTTTCTTTATCTTGATTGTTTGTTGCGGTCCCTTCTTCTTTTGAACAGCCTATAAGTAGGACAACCAGTGCAGCAATCAAATAGAAGAATGGTTTTTTCATTGGCTCACACCCTTTTTAATTAGTATACGTTACCGCATGATTGCTGGGAAGAGCACTTCCCGTTTTTTTACATCAATAATTCCGCGCTGTGTGATTCGAATATATGGCAAGTGTGTCGCTGATAAAAATAATATTGTATAAACTGGATCACTATACGCATATCCATAGTCTTTTAAAATACGTTTCAATTCTTTTTCTTTGGCAATTAAATCATCCATTTTTCCGTCGAACATAATTCCACCCAATGGAAGAGGCAGTTCAAAGATAATTTCCCCTTCATGGACCACAACAATTCCCCCGCCAAGCTGTTGAAGCCTAGTTGACGCAATGAGTATATCCTGTTTATTTTTACCGATAAATACGATATCCCCTGTTGTGGAGTAGGTGCTTGCGATTGCTCCCAATTTTTTAGTGAACCCGCGTATAGTAGTATTTACTCGCCACTTTCCATTCCGATCAATTAGTAATAAAAATGCGTCACTGTTAATTTCAGGTATTTGCTCGAGCGTAACATCCGTTTTAATTGCATATGGCTTTATGATAACATCATTTTCCAAATCTAGACCGATTGGAATCGAAAATTGCAAATCACTTTCGGTTAGCGTCCAATCAAATGTCAGAGGAACCACGCCATGCTTATGCCAATCTATTGGATTATTGAAGCTTTGTGTAACTTGATCTTTTTTGATCCACTTTCCACTTGCTAATACACTAACAGGATGCGGATTGACTTTGTCGTCTAGTATATTAATATGGGCAATTTTCCCAGGCGCAATACCTCCTAACTCACCGGCAAAGCCAAAGTGCTTTGCAACATTGTAGCTTGCCATTTGATAGGCATCCGCAAGAGGAACTCCTTTTTCAATTGCAATGGCGACGCAAACATTCATTAAACCTTTTTCATAAAAAGCTGGTGTCGAGCCATCTGTATTCATCGTTAAGTTCTCATAGGAGTTAATCCCTTCTGACACAAGTCCTTCCAGAACTTCTGGCAAATCTGGACGGATAGATGAATAGCGTAAACCTACTTGGAAACCTAGTCTGAGT contains:
- a CDS encoding heptaprenylglyceryl phosphate synthase, which translates into the protein MKDFNHIFKLDPAKEISEEDLDKVCESGTDAIIVGGTDDVTLDGVLDLLSRIRRHSVPCILEISNLEAITPGFDHYFIPMVMNSREKKWMMDIQHQAIKQYKDIMDWDDIFVEGYCILNENAKAFTHTNSQLPEDADVTAYAYMTEHVFHLPIFYMEYSGTYGDPALVKKVKEQLDNTLLFYGGGIENNFQATEMKEHADVIIVGNSIYTDLKKALKTVKAVKV
- a CDS encoding YerC/YecD family TrpR-related protein, producing the protein MQIDKLRGKQLDQLFDGILSLNNREECYQFFDDIATMSEIHSIAQRLQVAKMLSEGLTYNLIEKETKASTATISRVRRCINFGSDGYQMVLDRLEEKEE
- a CDS encoding DUF3048 domain-containing protein — protein: MKKPFFYLIAALVVLLIGCSKEEGTATNNQDKENAVEEKANTPETHQSAEFVYPLTGMEADKQVENRTIGIMVNNHAKARPQTGLSKADIVFEILAEGPITRFLALFQSELPDVVGPVRSAREYYFELANGYNALYVYHGAANFVNDMIQERGIEHLNGSLHDNDGHLFERESFRKAPHNSYVQVGAIYDVAESKGYSVKANDKALPFLNENEIKEIAGDSASHIKIVYSDQPEEIVEYDYDEELGKYKRYSDQDQTVELNSNEPILVDNIFVVKTDHEVIDDAGRRAVDLTSGGEGYLVQKGKIQKLNWKNQNGRIIPVKDGKPVGFVPGKTWINVVPLNTPIHVSK
- a CDS encoding adenine deaminase C-terminal domain-containing protein encodes the protein MVENGYHWRNRELREHVAVIDGKVAPTKVLTNGIYLNVYTKQWLKANIWILKDRIVYVGGKLPDQTKEVELVDCAGRYLVPGYIEPHAHPFQLYNPEELAKHAAKFGTTTLVNDNLMWLFLLNKKKAFSLVEEFNKLPISMFWWARFDSQTALQDEEEIFNSETVLSWLENPSVVQGGELTAWPRLLRGDDRLLYWIQEANRLGKPVEGHLPGASEGTLNKMKLLGVTADHESMTAEEVMTRLRLGFQVGLRYSSIRPDLPEVLEGLVSEGINSYENLTMNTDGSTPAFYEKGLMNVCVAIAIEKGVPLADAYQMASYNVAKHFGFAGELGGIAPGKIAHINILDDKVNPHPVSVLASGKWIKKDQVTQSFNNPIDWHKHGVVPLTFDWTLTESDLQFSIPIGLDLENDVIIKPYAIKTDVTLEQIPEINSDAFLLLIDRNGKWRVNTTIRGFTKKLGAIASTYSTTGDIVFIGKNKQDILIASTRLQQLGGGIVVVHEGEIIFELPLPLGGIMFDGKMDDLIAKEKELKRILKDYGYAYSDPVYTILFLSATHLPYIRITQRGIIDVKKREVLFPAIMR